GCCGCCACCACGACCCGTCTGGTTCGCCGGGCGTACCGTCCAGCAGCGATTCCCGCGTGCTGTCGCCGACGACGTGGAACCGGATGGAGTCCCGTCGACTCACGATCATGAGCGGCCACCAGAGGGCACGCACGTAGTCGATCGCGCTGTCGTAGCCGTCCCACTCGTAGATGCCCCGGTACACGTGGTTGGCGTCGGCCGTCATCCACAGTTTGGTCACGAATCCGTCGAAACCGGCGAACAAGACGGTGTTGCAGACACTTTCGAGCCGGAACAGCCGATGCGCGACCCGGTTGCCGCCCACCCAGCGCAACCGGAACGCGACGATGAGGCTGACCGGTTCGGTGACCGGGCCGTTGTCGTGAACGGTCTCCCGGTAGACGGTGGCCTGCGTTCCGTCGGCGAAGGCGATGACGCGACCGAGGTTCGTCGACGGTTGATGCAGTCGCCGCTGCCGAAGCGACCTCGCGACGTCCACCAGGCATCGTCCGACGGCGGCGAACGCCTGCGGCCATGGGAGCGGTTGTGGGGTGGACATCTTCTGCACCGTCTTCTCGCCGACGTCTCCGCGAAGACCCGACACAGAACATTCGACGCCACGAACGCACCACGACGAAGAGACCTTGGTCACCACGGTCGTCGCCGTTGGTCACTAGGGTTCGCGCCGCGAGAAGAGAATCGTGAGCGTATGAGGCATGTACTGACCTTCGCCGAGCTGGGACTCGAGCAGATGATGGTGGTCGGCGGCAAAGCCGCGAACCTGGGGGAACTCGTCACGGCCGGGCTGCCGGTACCTGACGGTTTCGCGCTGACCGCCGACGCGTTCGCGGAGTCGATGCGGGACGGCGGGGTGTACGACGACCTGGCCGCCACCCACCGCGAGGCCCTGTCGGCGGTCGGTGACGATGCCCGGCTCGCCGACCTGAGCCACCGGATGGCCGAGATGGTGACGAAGGTCGGCATCACCCCGCGGGTCGTCGACGAGGCGCTCGCCGCATACCGGGACCTCGACACCGGTTCCGAAGCGCACGGGGCCGACGCGAACGGGCCCGGCGCCAACGTGGCGGTGCGATCGTCGGCGGTCGGGGAGGACGGCAAGGACGCATCGTTCGCGGGCATGAACGCGTCGTTCACCAATGTCGGTTCCGCCGACGAACTCCTGGGCGCGATCGTGCGGTGCTGGGCGTCGCTGTTCTCCCCTCGGGTCGTCTCCTATCGAGCCGAGAAGGGGTTGTCGTCGGATCCGCTCATGGCGGTGGTGGTGCAGAAGATGGTGGCGTCGGAGGTCGCCGGGATCGTCTTCACCGCCGACCCCGTGACCGGCGACCGCGACCATCTCGTCGTCGAGGCCGTCGAAGGGCTCGGCGAGGCGGTGGTGTCCGGTGCGGTCACCCCCGACACCTTCCTGGTGGCGAGGACGGACTGTTCGGTTCTCGAGACCAGCATGGGCAACCAGGAGTTCCGGATCGTGCGGGGCAGCGACGGCCACGACCGCCGTGAGCCGGTGGCGCCGGGGAGGACCACGCCGGTCATCGACACCACGACCGTCCAGACGATCGCGCGGATGGCACTGCGGGCCGAACGGCACTATGCGCGCCCGCAGGACATGGAGTGGGCCATCGACCCGCAGCACCGGATCTGGATCGTCCAGTCCCGGCCGATCACCACCGGGGTGGAGGCCCAGGACGAATCGCCCAAGCAGGTCCTGGTGCGCGGTCTCGCCGCCGCCCCGGGCATCGCGAGCGGTGAGGTCCGCGTCCTGCATTCGCCGCGCGACGGGCACGAACTCGTCGACGGCGAGGTGCTCGTCGCGCCGATGACCGACCCCGACTGGCTGCCGACCATCCGCCGCGCCT
The sequence above is drawn from the Gordonia rubripertincta genome and encodes:
- the ppsA gene encoding phosphoenolpyruvate synthase, yielding MRHVLTFAELGLEQMMVVGGKAANLGELVTAGLPVPDGFALTADAFAESMRDGGVYDDLAATHREALSAVGDDARLADLSHRMAEMVTKVGITPRVVDEALAAYRDLDTGSEAHGADANGPGANVAVRSSAVGEDGKDASFAGMNASFTNVGSADELLGAIVRCWASLFSPRVVSYRAEKGLSSDPLMAVVVQKMVASEVAGIVFTADPVTGDRDHLVVEAVEGLGEAVVSGAVTPDTFLVARTDCSVLETSMGNQEFRIVRGSDGHDRREPVAPGRTTPVIDTTTVQTIARMALRAERHYARPQDMEWAIDPQHRIWIVQSRPITTGVEAQDESPKQVLVRGLAAAPGIASGEVRVLHSPRDGHELVDGEVLVAPMTDPDWLPTIRRASAVVTDRGGITCHAAIVAREVGVPCIVGTRTGTKVLTAGSVVTVDGGSGEVRSGRVAPQRATVSEAPASSPSQGQPAVVTATKVYVNLGSPEHAAEVGATDIDGVGLLRAEFMLTEALAGRHPRAVIAAGETEAAVSAMADALGRIAGPFGTRPVVYRTTDLRTNEFRGLEGGAEFEPEERNPMIGFRGCYRYVSEPEVFRLELTALARARETHPNLHVMLPFVRTRWELERCLELIDESPLGRQRGLHRWVMAEVPSVMYWLPEYVKAGIDGVSIGSNDLTQLILGVDRDSESCAELFDGSVPAVLDAIATIISTARRCGITSSLCGQAPSTNPDFAERLVRMGITSVSVNPDAIATTRVHVARAEQRLLVEAVLDRPGR